The following coding sequences are from one Octopus bimaculoides isolate UCB-OBI-ISO-001 chromosome 3, ASM119413v2, whole genome shotgun sequence window:
- the LOC106872080 gene encoding eukaryotic translation initiation factor 3 subunit J-A-like, producing MKARCPQKYEEEVEQEQQEEEEEQRVEAQMQVSRKNTENVGEKYTVGKRKKREENVNSPPKSPLEKRKENIEETQCVRPAIPKGIITEEKISVRKRKEDRREIPTTTSERDTENDETPIPGMSEENNDGKREEIPKGKHIRTMINY from the coding sequence ATGAAAGCGAGGTGTCCCCAGAAATACGAAGAGGAAGTAGAGCAAGAGCagcaggaagaggaagaagaacaaagagTTGAGGCACAAATGCAAGTAAGcagaaagaatacagaaaatGTGGGAGAAAAGTATACagtaggaaaaagaaagaagagagaagaaaacgtGAATTCGCCACCCAAGAGTCCGctggaaaagagaaaggagaatatAGAAGAGACTCAGTGTGTAAGACCAGCCATACCAAAGGGAATTATTACGGAGGAGAAAATAAGTGTgcggaaaagaaaggaagatagaagaGAGATACCAACAACAACgagtgagagagatacagagaatgATGAGACACCGATACCAGGAATGTCAGAAGAGAATAATGATGGAAAGCGGGAAGAGATACCAAAAGGAAAACACATTAGGACTATGATAAACTATTAA